A genomic stretch from Rubripirellula reticaptiva includes:
- a CDS encoding VF530 family protein — translation MNQSQSNDPLHGITLKTILEYLVAEYGWEQLGDRININCFNDEPSINSSLKFLRKTDWARAKVERLYLNSISYDERHGKNKPETDAGQSETESAWDRARKKKK, via the coding sequence ATGAATCAATCTCAGTCTAACGATCCGTTGCACGGCATTACTCTGAAAACCATTCTCGAGTACTTGGTTGCTGAGTACGGATGGGAGCAGTTGGGTGACCGCATCAACATCAATTGCTTCAACGACGAGCCGAGCATCAACAGCAGCTTGAAGTTTCTGCGAAAAACAGATTGGGCCCGAGCGAAAGTTGAACGGTTGTATTTGAACTCGATCAGTTATGACGAGCGGCACGGCAAGAACAAACCTGAAACCGATGCAGGACAGAGCGAAACGGAAAGTGCATGGGATCGAGCGCGAAAGAAAAAGAAATAG
- a CDS encoding MYG1 family protein encodes MTMQLIVTHPGGAHKDDFLACSLLAHLHGVPIQRREPTDEDLANPSICVVDVGGAHDPERNNFDHHQFPRDAPPLCALSLVLQSMGLYEDALSFCAWLRPAEWLDTLGPNQAAKLMGIPRTALGALNSPVDITLLNRFAGSTELNPDNPIYQVMCMVGEDIVNYLKTLRQRLDYLKEHGQYWTIETDGEPIGALFLEKSDAISGDPSFGIHAFIESEGKENEIQALVYPDRRGSGYGLTRYNDSQRLNFSQIESHDEVRFAHKHGFVAKVSTTDPAKLRELLKLAVAKISS; translated from the coding sequence ATGACCATGCAACTGATCGTGACCCATCCGGGCGGAGCCCACAAAGACGATTTCCTTGCCTGCAGTCTGCTGGCACACTTGCATGGGGTCCCAATCCAGCGGCGCGAGCCAACGGACGAAGACTTAGCCAATCCATCAATCTGCGTCGTCGATGTCGGTGGCGCTCACGATCCTGAACGGAACAACTTTGATCATCACCAGTTCCCTCGCGATGCTCCGCCACTTTGTGCCTTATCGCTTGTGCTGCAAAGCATGGGACTTTACGAGGACGCATTGTCCTTTTGTGCTTGGCTTCGTCCGGCAGAATGGCTCGATACGTTAGGCCCAAACCAAGCCGCCAAGTTGATGGGAATTCCTCGCACGGCATTGGGAGCACTGAATTCGCCCGTCGACATCACTTTGCTTAACCGATTCGCTGGCAGCACCGAGCTCAATCCCGACAATCCCATTTACCAAGTCATGTGCATGGTGGGCGAAGACATTGTCAACTACTTGAAAACGTTGCGGCAGCGATTGGACTACCTGAAAGAGCACGGTCAGTACTGGACGATTGAAACGGATGGCGAACCGATCGGAGCATTGTTCCTGGAAAAAAGTGATGCGATCTCAGGTGATCCGTCCTTTGGGATCCACGCGTTCATCGAGAGCGAAGGAAAGGAGAATGAGATCCAAGCGTTGGTCTATCCTGATCGGCGTGGCAGCGGGTACGGATTGACTCGGTACAACGACAGCCAGCGTTTGAATTTTTCGCAAATCGAATCACACGATGAAGTTCGTTTTGCCCACAAACATGGCTTCGTCGCAAAAGTCTCAACAACGGATCCAGCAAAGCTGAGAGAACTACTGAAACTCGCCGTTGCCAAAATCAGTAGCTGA
- a CDS encoding DUF1553 domain-containing protein: MKHSSLDRCAVLQFDALARALFSSAALISTLIIAMSNVNAEAAEIDFDTEIVPLLSKAGCNAASCHGGAAGQAGFRLSLFGGDPEFDYRTIVRELSGRRANLARPADSLILSKPTAQLEHGGGQVLEPDGEPAETIEHWIATGARRRQLRNLEHLRVTPTDFVADSVPATVSIQVTAFFDDGLQRDVTAQAVYVSQNESAVTVDDFGIATVTAPGRHWATVQFAGQVATVSFTTPMGSEKFTLPSSATNNWIDEQINTTLRQLRIAPANPTSDSAFLRRLSLDLTGRLPSPTQIERFVDDEADDDDWPAKRSRMIDDLLDSESFVDYWTHRLAIQLRLRKPGTDEVAADVFYDWLRDRVGDDTGWDEIAKSLILAEGDTHQNGAATVHRFFATAREEAEYISEVLMGVRLRCANCHNHPLDQWTQDDYHGLAAIFAGFERNQHVRFTGRGTVIHPRTGSDALPRIPGGHFLPPNADNRHEFSRWLTDKDNSYFARAMVGRVWQSLMGRGLIHPVDDLRATNPASHPGLLDQLTRFFAENDFKLRPLIRLICNSAAYQRSSAAPATGPTDDTMQFYARAIVKPLDAEVLADAISDVTGVPENFNGVNRAINVVDRASTSDSLQFLGLCLPGENCSTPSSSGRGIASKLHLMNGDLLNAKIIDNDGRLQKMISKKMATSEIVRELYVHALCRVPSDRELTQWIERIDASANANTQEQEAEAEQRHQRSEDFFWALLNCHEFTHSH, from the coding sequence ATGAAACATTCCTCGCTCGATCGCTGTGCTGTGCTTCAGTTCGATGCATTGGCTCGTGCCTTGTTCTCTAGCGCTGCATTAATTAGCACGTTGATCATTGCGATGTCCAACGTCAATGCAGAGGCTGCGGAGATCGATTTCGATACCGAAATTGTGCCGTTGCTGTCGAAAGCGGGCTGCAACGCCGCGAGCTGTCATGGTGGTGCGGCGGGCCAAGCCGGGTTTCGCCTTTCGCTGTTCGGCGGTGACCCCGAGTTCGACTATCGGACGATCGTTCGCGAACTTTCTGGCCGCCGAGCGAACCTTGCACGCCCCGCCGATAGCCTGATCCTGTCAAAACCGACTGCTCAATTGGAACATGGCGGCGGGCAAGTTCTGGAACCCGATGGAGAACCAGCAGAGACGATCGAACATTGGATCGCCACCGGTGCTCGTCGAAGACAACTTCGGAATCTGGAGCATTTGCGAGTGACTCCAACGGACTTTGTCGCTGACTCTGTGCCGGCGACCGTTTCAATCCAAGTGACGGCGTTCTTTGACGATGGTCTTCAGCGAGACGTAACTGCCCAGGCAGTTTACGTTAGCCAAAACGAGTCCGCCGTGACCGTCGACGATTTTGGCATCGCGACAGTTACTGCCCCCGGCCGTCACTGGGCAACGGTACAGTTCGCAGGCCAAGTGGCGACGGTTTCATTCACCACGCCAATGGGCTCCGAAAAATTCACGCTGCCCAGCTCTGCGACAAACAATTGGATTGACGAACAGATCAACACAACCCTTCGTCAGTTGCGAATTGCCCCCGCAAACCCCACAAGTGATTCCGCGTTCCTGCGAAGGTTGTCGCTTGATCTGACGGGTCGATTGCCTTCTCCCACTCAGATTGAACGCTTTGTTGATGACGAGGCAGACGATGATGATTGGCCGGCCAAACGTTCACGCATGATCGACGACCTTCTAGATTCAGAATCGTTCGTCGACTACTGGACGCATCGCTTGGCCATCCAATTGCGGCTTCGCAAACCCGGCACCGATGAAGTCGCGGCCGACGTGTTCTACGACTGGCTAAGGGACCGCGTTGGCGACGACACCGGCTGGGACGAGATTGCAAAGTCGTTGATCCTTGCCGAAGGGGACACGCACCAAAACGGGGCAGCGACCGTCCACCGTTTCTTCGCAACTGCACGCGAGGAAGCGGAGTACATCAGCGAAGTATTGATGGGGGTCCGGCTGAGATGTGCGAATTGCCACAACCATCCGCTGGACCAATGGACTCAGGACGACTACCACGGGCTGGCTGCTATCTTTGCCGGGTTCGAACGAAACCAGCATGTGCGATTTACCGGGCGTGGAACCGTCATTCACCCACGCACCGGATCCGACGCGCTGCCTCGCATCCCCGGTGGTCATTTCCTGCCACCGAACGCCGATAACCGCCACGAATTTTCCCGGTGGCTGACCGACAAAGACAATTCGTACTTTGCTAGGGCCATGGTGGGTCGCGTTTGGCAATCGTTGATGGGACGTGGCCTGATTCATCCGGTCGATGACCTTCGCGCGACCAACCCCGCTTCGCACCCCGGACTGCTGGATCAACTGACACGTTTCTTTGCCGAAAATGATTTCAAGCTCCGTCCGCTGATTCGACTGATCTGTAACTCCGCCGCTTACCAACGATCCTCGGCGGCACCTGCGACAGGTCCGACCGACGACACAATGCAGTTCTACGCCCGCGCAATCGTCAAACCGCTAGACGCTGAAGTTCTGGCCGATGCGATCAGTGACGTGACCGGCGTCCCAGAGAACTTTAACGGCGTGAACCGGGCTATCAACGTGGTCGACCGTGCGTCGACGTCCGACAGCTTGCAGTTTCTTGGACTGTGTCTGCCTGGCGAAAACTGTTCCACGCCCAGCAGCTCGGGTCGCGGGATCGCATCGAAACTGCATCTGATGAACGGAGATTTGCTGAACGCCAAAATCATCGACAACGATGGTCGGCTGCAGAAGATGATTAGCAAGAAAATGGCAACCAGCGAGATTGTTCGTGAGCTCTATGTTCACGCATTGTGTCGCGTTCCGTCGGACCGCGAGCTGACTCAGTGGATCGAACGCATCGATGCCAGCGCGAATGCAAATACACAAGAACAAGAAGCGGAAGCGGAACAGAGGCATCAGCGGAGCGAAGACTTTTTTTGGGCGCTGCTGAATTGCCATGAATTCACTCACAGCCATTAG